One Candida dubliniensis CD36 chromosome 1, complete sequence genomic region harbors:
- a CDS encoding Cell division control protein CDC42 homologue, putative (Similar to S. cerevisiae CDC42;~Similar to C. albicans CDC42) yields MQTIKCVVVGDGAVGKTCLLISYTTSKFPADYVPTVFDNYAVTVMIGDEPFTLGLFDTAGQEDYDRLRPLSYPSTDVFLVCFSVISPASFENVKEKWFPEVHHHCPGVPIIIVGTQTDLRNDDVILQRLHRQKLSPITQEQGEKLAKELRAVKYVECSALTQRGLKTVFDEAIVAALEPPVIKKSKKCTIL; encoded by the coding sequence ATGCAAACTATAAAATGTGTTGTTGTCGGTGATGGTGCCGTTGGTAAAACTTGCTTATTAATCTCGTATACCACTAGTAAATTTCCAGCTGATTATGTTCCTACtgtttttgataattatgCTGTAACCGTGATGATAGGGGACGAACCATTTACCTTGGGGTTATTTGATACTGCTGGTCAAGAAGATTACGACAGATTAAGGCCTTTGTCATATCCATCGACCGATGTGTTCCTTGTTTGTTTCTCCGTCATTTCTCCCGCTTCGTTTGAAAatgttaaagaaaaatggtTCCCGGAAGTTCATCACCATTGTCCCGGTGTGCcaataattattgttggtaCCCAAACGGATTTACGAAATGATGATGTTATTTTACAGAGATTACACAGACAGAAGTTGTCCCCAATCACCCAGGAACAAGGTGAAAAGTTAGCTAAGGAATTGAGAGCTGTCAAGTACGTTGAGTGTTCTGCATTGACTCAAAGAGGATTGAAAACAGTGTTTGATGAGGCTATAGTAGCTGCATTAGAACCCCCTGTAATTAAAAAATCGAAAAAGTGTACTATTTTATAG
- a CDS encoding transcriptional activator, putative (Similar to C. albicans GCR3;~Similar to S. cerevisiae GCR3), which yields MEFSNKRSRDDFEQDEGQFHDGPSHDSFEHKRHHIDPAQELINNICKDIRRLGEAGDIENLIADTNYISNPIVAEFEKIDNLRTSILSTIYALITEQPHKISAIANLILICNAKNFVIAKYVVEYLHSKMQTMLDSQEGSVFNDIKNILKFLSTLTPIIEDNGIIQIFKQFLSFAIELQEKTEIRNGLAQEIYYNVLIALPYVLSNDNSDDLKKSINELIELAKRFKIVAEPATVLLPFDTRMGNFELPYIPKQMVDLILPALIKLQDDDWNFRLFLDFKTHLDPVIQSSLENNSISSELVKHKLPQLSLPSVENVSFKPTSIDKLWNDNPRYLFQVYNNTTEYETVPPIETYLGLFFKDIAFDILTNLSFNKNETAIELSILDMFFDNKLFAPPGTSIDQLNTIYEDNKSGTNDPLLSTWKIEDVAVESILTMIFQLPSPLEVEIYYYTVLISCCRESPESIAPVFGRAIRYFYNHLETLDYELKIRFLDWMSIQLSNFEFSWKWEEWVNDSKKLKNVKYHPKKNFIKNLIAKEIRLSNKKRIKDSFIDIVDGEVVNLDEFYQYLDISMVPDVQSYIISYDTELYGESSRDTLKDLYEQKQAQLNSKLSTGAQNEIFFNFTNSELPFHETASKVYDFILTHWKSNTDFNELYKSVLESLDAPNNERFAINMIIQTYAYIGSRSIYSVVSILSRDINKLKFLSGAPIDYVGDEARFEDLHLTEEEKQNRQNWIIEAVFRIWIHQPQVVFLILEYLIEFGIIDPKYILVKALESNLIIDNVSCMESINRILSKADSKELVIQLFTAIIGNLNKLGLDKDKRVEIEEVHESNASEVDKQWLFYEYLGLLKSYFRKYIIGDVECHEKIKEIVGQLENISAKEEIFKWFD from the coding sequence ATGGAGTTTTCAAATAAGAGATCGAGAGATGACTTTGAACAAGATGAAGGCCAATTCCACGATGGGCCTAGTCATGATAGTTTTGAACATAAACGACACCATATTGACCCAGCGcaagaattaataaataatatatgcAAAGACATTCGAAGATTAGGAGAAGCGGGCGATATCGAGAACTTGATTGCTGACACAAATTACATTTCTAACCCTATAGTTGCTGAATTTGAGAAAATTGACAACTTGAGAACCTCCATCTTGTCAACTATTTATGCATTGATAACTGAACAACCTCATAAGATCAGTGCTATTGCAAacttgatattgatatgCAATGCCAAGAACTTTGTGATTGCCAAATATGTGGTTGAATATTTACATTCAAAGATGCAAACCATGTTGGATTCTCAAGAAGGATCAGTgtttaatgatattaagaacatattgaaatttttgaGTACATTGACACCAATCATTGAAGACAACGGAATAATCCAGattttcaaacaattctTAAGTTTTGCCATTGAATTACAAGAGAAAACTGAAATTAGAAATGGTTTAGCTCAAGAGATATATTATAATGTTTTAATTGCCCTACCATACGTACTCAGCAACGATAATTCcgatgatttgaaaaaaagcATCAATGAGTTGATTGAATTGGCTAAAAGATTTAAAATTGTTGCCGAACCAGCCACTGTTTTACTCCCATTCGATACCAGAATGGGAAACTTCGAGTTGCCATACATTCCGAAGCAGATGGTAGATTTAATTTTGCCAGCACTCATAAAGTTACAAGATGATGACTGGAACTTTAGAttgtttcttgattttAAGACTCACTTGGATCCAGTTATTCAATCATCTTTGGAAAACAACTCAATTTCCAGTGAGTTAGTCAAACACAAGTTGCCTCAATTATCGCTCCCAAGTGTAGAAAATGTTAGTTTCAAACCAACATCAATAGATAAATTATGGAATGATAATCCCCGCTACTTGTTTCAAGTGTATAACAACACTACAGAGTATGAAACTGTTCCTCCAATTGAAACTTATTTGGGATTGTTTTTTAAAGATATTGCTTTTGACATTTTGACCAATCTTTCCTTTAACAAAAACGAAACTGCTATTGAACTTAGTATTTTGGATATgttttttgataataaattgtttgcTCCACCAGGAACTAGCATTGACCAATTAAATACAATATATGAAGATAACAAACTGGGCACTAATGACCCGTTGTTATCAACATGGAAAATTGAAGATGTGGCTGTTGAAAGTATTCTTACCATGATTTTCCAATTACCTAGCCCATTGGAGGttgaaatttattattacactgttttaatttcatgTTGTCGTGAATCACCAGAATCAATTGCCCCTGTGTTTGGGCGTGCCATTAGATATTTCTATAACCACTTAGAGACATTAGATTACGAACTTAAAATAAGGTTTTTAGATTGGATGAGCATTCAATTGTCAAATTTCGAGTTCTCTTGGAAATGGGAGGAATGGGTTAATGACTcgaaaaaattaaaaaatgtTAAATACCACCCCAAAAAGAATTTCATCAAGAATCTAATTGCCAAAGAGATCAGACTATCaaataagaaaagaataaaggATAGCTTTATCGATATAGTAGATGGTGAAGTTGTGAATTTAGACgaattttatcaatactTGGATATTAGTATGGTGCCAGATGTTCAATCTTATATCATCTCATACGACACAGAATTATACGGTGAGAGTCTGCGTGACACATTGAAGGACTTGTATGAACAGAAACAAGCACAGCTTAATTCCAAATTGAGTACTGGTGCTCAAAAcgaaatatttttcaactttacTAATTCAGAGCTACCATTTCATGAAACAGCATCTAAGGTTTACGATTTCATTCTTACACATTGGAAATCAAATACCGATTTCAATGAGCTATACAAATCAGTTCTTGAGTCATTGGACGCTCCCAACAATGAAAGGTTTGCCATCAACATGATTATACAAACTTATGCCTACATTGGATCAAGATCTATTTATTCTGTGGTCAGTATTTTGAGTAGAGATATCAACAAGTTGAAGTTTTTGAGCGGGGCACCAATTGATTATGTTGGGGATGAAGCGCGATTTGAAGATTTGCATTTgactgaagaagaaaaacagAATAGACAGAATTGGATTATTGAGGCTGTTTTCAGAATTTGGATCCATCAACCCCAAGTGGTATTTTTGATCTTGGAGTATTTAATCGAGTTTGGAATCATTGATCCcaaatatatattggtAAAGGCATTAGAATCTAACttgattattgataatgtgTCATGCATGGAGTCAATTAATAGAATATTGAGCAAAGCTGATCTGAAAGAATTGGTCATACAATTGTTCACTGCAATCATTGGcaatttaaacaaattagGGTTAGATAAGGACAAACGTGTGGAAATCGAGGAAGTACACGAATCAAATGCTTCTGAAGTTGATAAACAATGGTTGTTTTATGAATACTTGGGCTTATTGAAATCGTATTTCCGGAAATATATCATTGGTGACGTAGAGTGTCACGagaaaattaaagaaatagttggtcaattggaaaatattCTGgctaaagaagaaatattCAAATGGTTTGACTAG